The following are encoded in a window of Pseudomonas sp. JQ170C genomic DNA:
- the glnL gene encoding nitrogen regulation protein NR(II), translated as MTISDALHRLLLDNLTTATILLNADLRLEYMNPAAEMLLAISGQRSHGQFISELFTESPEALNSLRQAVEHAHPFTKREAQLTSLTGQTQTVDYAVTPILSKGQTLLLLEVHPRDRLLRITKEEAQLSKQETTKMLVRGLAHEIKNPLGGIRGAAQLLSRELPEEGLKDYTNVIIEEADRLRNLVDRMLGSNKLPSLAMTNIHEVLERVCSLVEAESQGGITLARDYDPSLPDVLIDREQMIQAVLNIVRNAMQAVSGQNELRLGRISLRTRAMRQFTIGHTRHRLVAKVEIIDNGPGIPAELQETIFYPMVSGRPDGTGLGLAITQNIISQHQGLIECDSHPGHTTFSIFLPLEQGASAS; from the coding sequence ATGACCATCAGCGATGCCCTGCACCGACTGCTACTGGACAACCTGACCACTGCCACCATCCTGCTCAATGCCGATCTGCGTCTTGAGTACATGAACCCGGCAGCGGAAATGCTCCTGGCCATCAGCGGCCAGCGCAGCCATGGGCAATTCATCAGCGAGTTGTTTACCGAATCCCCTGAGGCCCTCAACTCCTTGCGCCAGGCGGTGGAACACGCGCACCCCTTCACCAAGCGCGAAGCCCAACTGACGTCCCTGACCGGCCAGACCCAGACCGTCGACTACGCGGTAACGCCCATCCTGAGCAAAGGCCAGACCCTGCTGTTGCTGGAGGTCCACCCCCGTGATCGCTTGCTGCGCATCACCAAGGAAGAAGCCCAGCTGTCCAAGCAGGAAACCACCAAGATGCTGGTGCGCGGCCTGGCGCATGAAATCAAGAACCCGCTGGGCGGCATTCGCGGCGCGGCGCAGTTGCTGTCCCGGGAACTGCCTGAGGAAGGCCTGAAGGATTACACCAACGTGATCATCGAGGAGGCCGACCGCCTGCGTAACCTGGTCGATCGCATGCTGGGCTCGAACAAGCTGCCGTCGCTGGCGATGACCAACATCCACGAAGTGCTCGAGCGGGTCTGCAGCCTGGTAGAGGCCGAGAGCCAGGGCGGTATTACCCTGGCGCGCGACTACGACCCAAGCCTGCCGGACGTGCTGATCGACCGCGAACAGATGATCCAGGCGGTGCTCAATATCGTGCGCAATGCCATGCAGGCGGTCAGCGGCCAGAATGAGCTGCGCCTGGGGCGTATCAGCCTGCGTACCCGCGCAATGCGCCAGTTCACCATCGGCCACACCCGCCATCGCCTGGTGGCCAAGGTCGAAATCATCGACAACGGCCCGGGCATCCCCGCCGAGCTGCAGGAAACCATCTTCTACCCCATGGTCAGCGGCCGTCCGGACGGTACCGGGCTGGGCCTGGCCATCACCCAGAACATCATCAGCCAGCACCAGGGCCTGATCGAGTGTGACAGCCATCCTGGCCACACCACCTTCTCGATCTTCCTGCCGCTGGAACAAGGAGCCTCCGCCTCATGA
- the glnA gene encoding type I glutamate--ammonia ligase produces the protein MSKSVQLIKDHDVKWIDLRFTDTKGVQHHVTMPARDALDEDFFEVGKMFDGSSIAGWKGIEASDMILMPVDDTAVLDPFTEEPTLILTCDIVDPSSMQGYDRDPRAIAKRAEEYLKSTGIGDTVFAGPEPEFFIFDEVKFKSDISGSMFKIFSEQGSWMSDQDVEGGNKGHRPGVKGGYFPVPPFDHDHEIRTAMCNALEEMGQTVEVHHHEVATAGQNEIGVKFNTLVKKADEVQALKYVVHNVADAYGRTATFMPKPLYGDNGSGMHVHMSIWKEGKNTFAGEGYAGLSDTALYFIGGIIKHGKALNGFTNPSTNSYKRLVPGFEAPVMLAYSARNRSASIRIPYVSSPKARRIEARFPDPSANPYLAFAALLMAGLDGIQNKIHPGDAADKNLYDLPPEEAKDIPQVCGSLKEALEELDKGRAFLTKGGVFSDDFIDAFIELKSEEEIKVRTFVHPLEYELYYSC, from the coding sequence ATGTCGAAGTCGGTTCAACTCATCAAAGATCATGACGTTAAATGGATTGATCTGCGCTTCACTGACACCAAGGGCGTACAGCACCACGTGACCATGCCGGCCCGTGATGCGCTGGACGAAGACTTCTTCGAAGTCGGCAAGATGTTCGACGGTTCCTCCATCGCTGGCTGGAAAGGCATCGAGGCTTCGGACATGATCCTGATGCCGGTCGACGACACCGCCGTGCTGGACCCGTTCACCGAAGAGCCGACCCTGATCCTGACCTGTGACATCGTCGATCCTTCGAGCATGCAGGGTTACGACCGTGACCCGCGCGCGATCGCCAAGCGCGCCGAGGAATACCTCAAGAGCACCGGCATCGGTGACACCGTATTCGCCGGTCCAGAGCCTGAGTTCTTCATCTTCGACGAAGTGAAGTTCAAGTCCGACATCTCCGGCTCGATGTTCAAGATCTTCTCCGAGCAAGGCTCGTGGATGTCCGACCAGGACGTCGAAGGCGGCAACAAAGGCCACCGTCCAGGCGTGAAAGGTGGCTACTTCCCGGTTCCGCCGTTCGACCACGACCACGAAATCCGTACTGCCATGTGCAACGCACTGGAAGAAATGGGTCAGACCGTCGAAGTTCACCACCACGAAGTGGCGACTGCCGGCCAGAACGAAATCGGCGTCAAGTTCAACACCCTGGTGAAGAAGGCTGACGAAGTACAGGCCCTGAAATACGTCGTGCACAACGTTGCCGATGCCTACGGCCGCACCGCCACCTTCATGCCGAAGCCGCTGTACGGCGACAACGGCTCGGGCATGCACGTTCACATGTCCATCTGGAAAGAAGGCAAGAACACCTTCGCAGGCGAAGGCTATGCCGGCCTGTCCGATACCGCCCTGTACTTCATCGGCGGCATCATCAAGCACGGTAAGGCTCTGAACGGTTTCACCAACCCTTCGACCAACTCCTACAAGCGTCTGGTTCCAGGCTTCGAGGCTCCGGTCATGCTGGCCTACTCGGCTCGCAACCGTTCCGCTTCGATCCGTATCCCGTACGTTTCCAGCCCGAAAGCCCGCCGTATCGAAGCGCGCTTCCCGGACCCATCGGCCAACCCGTACCTGGCCTTCGCTGCGCTGCTGATGGCCGGCCTGGACGGTATCCAGAACAAGATCCACCCAGGCGATGCCGCCGACAAGAACCTGTACGACCTGCCGCCTGAAGAGGCCAAGGACATCCCACAGGTTTGCGGTAGCCTGAAAGAAGCCCTGGAAGAGCTGGACAAGGGCCGTGCGTTCCTGACCAAGGGCGGCGTGTTCTCCGACGACTTCATCGATGCCTTCATCGAGCTGAAGAGCGAAGAAGAAATCAAGGTCCGTACCTTCGTACACCCACTGGAATACGAGCTGTACTACAGCTGCTGA
- the grxC gene encoding glutaredoxin 3 produces the protein MSAVIVYSSDYCPYCSRAKYLLESKGVDFKEIKVDGKPQVRAEMSQKAGRTSVPQIWIGSTHVGGCDDLYALERAGKLDALLKA, from the coding sequence ATGAGCGCCGTCATCGTCTACTCCAGCGATTACTGCCCCTACTGCTCGCGGGCCAAATACCTGCTCGAGAGCAAAGGCGTGGATTTCAAAGAGATCAAGGTCGATGGCAAGCCGCAGGTGCGTGCCGAGATGAGCCAGAAGGCCGGCCGCACTTCGGTGCCGCAGATCTGGATCGGCAGTACCCACGTCGGCGGTTGCGACGACCTGTATGCCCTTGAGCGCGCCGGCAAGCTCGACGCGCTGCTCAAGGCTTGA
- the secB gene encoding protein-export chaperone SecB has product MTDQQNNDAAAAEDNSPQFSMQRIYVRDLSFEAPKSPAIFRQQWEPSVALDLNTKQKGLEGDFHEVVLTLSVTVKNGDEVAFIAEVQQAGIFLIKNLDAASMSHTLGAFCPNILFPYARETLDSLVTRGSFPALMLSPVNFDALYAQEMQRMQEAGEAPSLQ; this is encoded by the coding sequence ATGACTGATCAACAGAACAACGACGCCGCCGCAGCTGAAGACAACTCCCCACAGTTCTCCATGCAGCGCATCTATGTGCGCGACCTGTCGTTCGAGGCGCCGAAAAGCCCGGCCATCTTCCGTCAGCAGTGGGAGCCGAGCGTCGCGCTGGACCTGAACACCAAACAGAAAGGCCTGGAAGGTGACTTCCACGAAGTCGTGCTGACTCTGTCGGTGACCGTGAAGAACGGCGACGAAGTGGCCTTCATCGCTGAAGTGCAGCAAGCCGGTATCTTCCTGATCAAGAACCTGGACGCGGCTTCCATGAGCCACACCCTGGGTGCCTTCTGCCCGAACATCCTGTTCCCGTACGCGCGCGAAACCCTGGACAGCCTGGTAACCCGCGGCTCGTTCCCGGCCCTGATGCTGTCGCCGGTCAACTTCGATGCCCTGTACGCCCAGGAAATGCAACGCATGCAGGAAGCAGGCGAAGCGCCTTCGCTGCAGTAA
- the gpmI gene encoding 2,3-bisphosphoglycerate-independent phosphoglycerate mutase: MTSTPKPLVLIILDGFGHSESPDYNAIYSANTPVYDRLRATQPHGLISGSGMDVGLPDGQMGNSEVGHMNLGAGRVVYQDFTRVTKAIKDGEFFENAVLCGAVDKAVGAGKAVHILGLLSDGGVHSHQDHLIAMAELAAQRGAEKIYLHAFLDGRDTPPKSAQSSIELLDATFAKLGKGRIASLIGRYYAMDRDNRWDRVSTAYNLIVDSAAEYTADSAVAGLEAAYTRGESDEFVKATRIGEAVKVEDGDAVIFMNFRADRARELSRVFVEADFNEFPRARLPKLAAYIGLTQYSAKIPAPAAFAPGSLNNVLGEYLAKNGKTQLRIAETEKYAHVTFFFSGGREEPFEGEERILIPSPKVATYDLQPEMSAPEVTDRIVEAIEQQRYDVIVVNYANGDMVGHSGVFEAAVKAVEALDLCVGRIVEALDKVGGEALITADHGNVEQMEDECTGQAHTAHTTEPVPFIYVGKRNLTVREGGVLADVAPTMLKLLGLEKPAEMTGTSILV, encoded by the coding sequence ATGACGAGCACGCCAAAACCCTTGGTCCTGATCATCCTGGATGGTTTCGGTCACAGCGAAAGCCCTGACTACAACGCCATCTATTCGGCCAACACGCCAGTCTACGATCGCCTGCGCGCCACCCAGCCGCACGGCTTGATCTCCGGCTCCGGCATGGACGTCGGCCTGCCTGACGGGCAAATGGGCAACTCCGAAGTCGGCCACATGAACCTCGGCGCCGGCCGCGTGGTGTACCAGGACTTCACCCGGGTGACCAAGGCCATCAAGGACGGCGAGTTCTTCGAGAACGCCGTGCTCTGCGGCGCGGTCGACAAGGCCGTGGGCGCCGGCAAGGCAGTGCACATCCTCGGTCTGCTCTCCGACGGCGGCGTGCATAGCCACCAGGATCACCTGATCGCCATGGCCGAACTGGCCGCACAGCGTGGCGCCGAGAAGATCTACCTGCACGCCTTCCTGGACGGTCGAGACACCCCGCCAAAAAGCGCGCAATCCTCGATCGAGCTGCTCGACGCTACCTTCGCCAAGCTGGGCAAGGGCCGCATCGCCAGCCTCATCGGCCGTTACTACGCCATGGACCGCGACAACCGCTGGGACCGTGTCTCCACCGCCTACAATCTGATCGTCGACAGCGCTGCCGAATACACCGCCGACTCCGCTGTTGCCGGCCTGGAAGCTGCCTACACCCGTGGCGAGAGCGACGAATTCGTCAAGGCCACGCGCATCGGCGAAGCCGTCAAGGTCGAAGACGGCGACGCGGTGATCTTCATGAACTTCCGCGCGGACCGTGCCCGCGAGCTGTCGCGCGTGTTCGTCGAAGCCGACTTCAATGAATTCCCGCGCGCACGCCTGCCCAAGCTGGCCGCCTACATCGGCCTGACCCAGTACTCGGCGAAGATCCCGGCCCCGGCCGCGTTCGCCCCGGGCAGCCTGAACAACGTGCTCGGCGAATACCTGGCAAAAAACGGCAAGACCCAGCTGCGCATCGCCGAAACCGAGAAGTACGCCCACGTGACGTTCTTCTTCTCCGGCGGCCGCGAAGAGCCGTTTGAAGGCGAAGAGCGCATCCTGATCCCGTCGCCGAAGGTCGCCACCTATGACCTGCAGCCGGAGATGAGCGCGCCGGAAGTCACCGACCGCATCGTCGAAGCCATCGAGCAGCAGCGCTACGACGTGATCGTGGTCAACTACGCCAACGGCGACATGGTCGGTCACAGCGGCGTGTTTGAAGCAGCGGTCAAGGCGGTCGAAGCCCTGGACCTGTGTGTCGGCCGCATCGTCGAAGCCCTGGACAAGGTGGGCGGCGAAGCGCTGATCACCGCCGACCACGGCAACGTCGAGCAGATGGAAGACGAATGCACCGGCCAGGCGCACACCGCGCACACCACTGAGCCGGTACCGTTCATCTATGTCGGCAAGCGCAACCTCACGGTGCGCGAAGGCGGCGTACTGGCGGACGTGGCGCCGACCATGCTCAAGCTGCTGGGCCTGGAAAAGCCTGCAGAAATGACGGGCACCTCGATTCTCGTCTGA
- the trmL gene encoding tRNA (uridine(34)/cytosine(34)/5-carboxymethylaminomethyluridine(34)-2'-O)-methyltransferase TrmL, protein MFHVILFQPEIPPNTGNIIRLCANSGCHLHLIEPIGFELDDKRLRRAGLDYHEYAPLKRHADLASCLESLGQPRLFAFTTKASHPYHEVAFQPGDAFLFGPESRGLPADVLDSLPAEQRLRLPMKEGCRSLNLSNTVAVTVYEAWRQQGFA, encoded by the coding sequence ATGTTTCACGTCATCCTCTTTCAACCAGAGATTCCGCCGAATACCGGCAACATTATCAGGCTGTGCGCCAACAGCGGCTGTCACCTGCACCTGATCGAGCCCATCGGCTTCGAGCTGGACGACAAACGCCTGCGTCGTGCCGGGCTGGACTACCACGAGTATGCCCCGCTCAAGCGTCACGCCGACCTTGCCAGCTGCCTGGAAAGCCTCGGCCAGCCGCGCCTGTTCGCCTTCACCACCAAGGCTTCGCACCCTTACCACGAAGTGGCGTTCCAGCCTGGCGATGCCTTTTTGTTCGGCCCGGAAAGCCGTGGGCTGCCTGCCGACGTGCTCGACAGCCTGCCCGCCGAACAGCGCCTGCGCCTGCCGATGAAGGAAGGCTGCCGTAGCTTGAACCTGTCCAATACGGTGGCGGTGACGGTGTATGAGGCCTGGCGTCAGCAGGGATTTGCCTGA
- the ntrC gene encoding nitrogen regulation protein NR(I) produces MSRSETVWIVDDDRSIRWVLEKALQQEGMTTQSFDSADGVMSRLARQQPDVIISDIRMPGASGLDLLAQIREQHPRLPVIIMTAHSDLDSAVASYQGGAFEYLPKPFDVDEAVSLVKRANQHAQEQQGLDVAPALTRTPEIIGEAPAMQEVFRAIGRLSHSNITVLINGESGTGKELVAHALHRHSPRAASPFIALNMAAIPKDLMESELFGHEKGAFTGAANLRRGRFEQADGGTLFLDEIGDMPADTQTRLLRVLADGEFYRVGGHVPVKVDVRIIAATHQNLETLVQAGKFREDLFHRLNVIRIHIPRLADRREDIPTLARHFLGRAAQELAVEPKLLKAETEEYMRNLPWPGNVRQLENTCRWITVMASGREVHVGDLPPELLNLPQDAAPVTNWEQALRQWADQALSRGQSNLLDSAVPSFERIMIETALKHTAGRRRDAAVLLGWGRNTLTRKIKELGMKVDGSDEDGDDEG; encoded by the coding sequence ATGAGCCGTAGTGAAACCGTCTGGATCGTCGACGATGACCGCTCCATCCGCTGGGTCCTGGAAAAAGCCCTGCAACAGGAAGGCATGACCACCCAGAGCTTCGACAGCGCCGACGGCGTCATGAGCCGCCTGGCACGCCAGCAGCCGGACGTGATCATCTCCGACATCCGCATGCCCGGGGCCAGCGGCCTGGACCTGCTGGCGCAGATCCGCGAGCAGCACCCGCGTCTGCCGGTGATCATCATGACCGCTCATTCGGACCTCGACAGCGCAGTGGCCTCCTACCAGGGCGGCGCATTCGAGTACCTGCCCAAGCCATTCGACGTCGATGAAGCGGTATCGCTGGTCAAGCGCGCCAACCAGCACGCCCAGGAACAGCAAGGCCTCGATGTAGCTCCGGCCTTGACCCGCACCCCGGAAATCATCGGTGAAGCGCCGGCGATGCAGGAGGTGTTCCGCGCGATCGGTCGCCTGAGCCACTCCAACATCACCGTGTTGATCAATGGCGAATCGGGTACCGGCAAAGAGCTCGTCGCCCACGCCCTGCACCGCCATAGCCCACGCGCAGCCTCGCCCTTCATTGCGCTGAACATGGCGGCCATTCCCAAGGACCTGATGGAGTCCGAGCTGTTCGGTCACGAAAAAGGCGCGTTCACCGGCGCGGCCAATCTGCGGCGCGGCCGCTTCGAGCAGGCCGATGGCGGTACGCTGTTCCTCGACGAGATTGGCGACATGCCCGCCGACACCCAGACACGCCTGCTGCGGGTACTGGCCGATGGCGAGTTCTATCGGGTGGGCGGTCATGTGCCGGTAAAAGTCGATGTCCGCATCATCGCCGCGACTCACCAGAACCTGGAAACCCTGGTGCAGGCCGGCAAGTTTCGTGAAGACCTGTTCCACCGCCTGAACGTGATCCGCATCCATATTCCACGCCTGGCCGACCGTCGCGAAGACATCCCGACCCTGGCCCGGCACTTCCTCGGCCGTGCGGCCCAGGAGCTGGCGGTAGAGCCCAAGCTGCTCAAGGCCGAGACCGAAGAGTACATGCGCAACCTGCCCTGGCCCGGCAACGTACGCCAGCTGGAAAACACCTGCCGCTGGATCACCGTGATGGCTTCAGGCCGGGAAGTGCACGTCGGCGACCTGCCGCCGGAGCTTCTGAACCTGCCTCAGGACGCCGCCCCGGTCACCAACTGGGAGCAAGCGCTGCGCCAGTGGGCTGACCAGGCGCTGTCGCGGGGTCAGTCGAACCTGCTCGACAGCGCGGTGCCGAGCTTTGAGCGGATCATGATCGAGACCGCCCTCAAGCACACCGCCGGCCGCCGACGCGATGCCGCCGTGCTGCTGGGCTGGGGACGCAACACCCTGACGCGCAAGATCAAGGAGTTGGGGATGAAGGTCGATGGCAGTGACGAGGATGGCGACGACGAGGGTTGA
- a CDS encoding rhodanese-like domain-containing protein, which translates to MVAHLIEFATKHYLLVGIFIVLLVLLIIHEARKGGRSLSTGELTALVNADKGLVIDIRSTKDYSAGHIVGALNIPQDKFAARMGELEKHKAKTLIVVDSMGQHAGTTARELLKAGFTAAKLSGGVSSWKADNLPLVK; encoded by the coding sequence ATGGTTGCTCACCTGATTGAATTCGCAACAAAACACTATTTGCTGGTCGGTATTTTCATCGTTCTGTTGGTGCTGCTGATTATCCACGAAGCGCGCAAGGGCGGCCGCAGCCTGAGCACTGGCGAGCTGACCGCACTGGTCAACGCCGACAAAGGCCTGGTGATCGACATCCGTTCGACCAAGGACTACTCGGCTGGCCACATCGTGGGTGCCCTGAACATCCCGCAGGACAAATTCGCCGCCCGCATGGGCGAGCTGGAAAAGCACAAGGCCAAGACCCTGATCGTGGTCGATTCCATGGGCCAGCACGCCGGCACCACTGCCCGTGAACTGCTCAAGGCCGGCTTCACCGCTGCCAAGCTGTCGGGTGGCGTGTCGAGCTGGAAGGCCGACAACCTGCCGTTGGTGAAGTGA
- the thiI gene encoding tRNA uracil 4-sulfurtransferase ThiI produces MKLIVKVFPEITIKSRPVRKRFIRQLGRNIRTVLKDLDPALAVDGVWDNLEVVTRIEDEKVLREMIERLTCMPGIAHFLQVDEYPLGDFDDIVAKCKTHFGHLLPGKRFAVRCKRGGHHDFTSMDVDRYVGSQLRQQCGAAGIDLRTPEVEVRIEVRDKLLYVIHNQHKGIGGYPLGTLEQTLVLMSGGFDSTVAAYQMMRRGLMTHFCFFNLGGRAHELGVMEVAHFLWKKYGSSQRVLFVSVPFEEVVGEILGKVDNSYMGVTLKRMMLRAATNIADRLEIDALVTGEAISQVSSQTLPNLAVIDSATEKLVLRPLLASHKQDIIDQANEIGTAEFAKHMPEYCGVISVNPTTCAKRHRLEHEEKQFDMAVLERALERARLVSIDNVIDELGQDIQIEEVSQALAGQVVIDIRHPDAQEDQPLELDGIEVKALPFYALNSRFKELDATRQYLLYCDKGVMSRLHAHHLLSEGHANVRVYRPT; encoded by the coding sequence ATGAAACTAATCGTAAAAGTCTTCCCAGAGATCACCATCAAGAGCCGCCCGGTTCGCAAGCGCTTCATCCGTCAACTGGGCCGCAACATCCGTACCGTGCTCAAGGACCTCGATCCTGCGCTCGCGGTTGACGGTGTCTGGGACAACCTCGAGGTGGTCACCCGCATCGAGGACGAGAAAGTCCTGCGCGAGATGATCGAGCGTCTGACCTGCATGCCGGGCATCGCCCACTTCCTGCAAGTCGACGAGTACCCGCTGGGCGACTTCGACGATATCGTCGCCAAGTGCAAGACCCACTTCGGTCACCTGCTGCCCGGCAAGCGCTTCGCGGTGCGATGCAAGCGCGGCGGTCACCACGACTTCACCTCGATGGACGTCGACCGTTATGTCGGCAGCCAACTGCGTCAGCAGTGCGGCGCCGCCGGTATCGACCTGCGCACCCCCGAGGTCGAGGTGCGTATCGAGGTCCGTGACAAGCTGCTGTATGTGATCCACAACCAGCACAAGGGCATCGGCGGCTACCCGCTGGGCACGCTGGAGCAGACGCTGGTACTGATGTCCGGTGGTTTCGACTCCACCGTGGCGGCCTACCAGATGATGCGTCGCGGCCTGATGACCCACTTCTGCTTCTTCAATCTGGGCGGCCGTGCCCACGAGCTGGGGGTGATGGAAGTCGCCCACTTCCTGTGGAAGAAATACGGCAGCAGCCAGCGCGTGCTGTTCGTCAGCGTGCCCTTCGAGGAAGTCGTTGGCGAGATTCTCGGCAAGGTCGACAACAGCTACATGGGCGTGACCCTCAAGCGCATGATGCTGCGCGCGGCGACCAACATCGCCGACCGCCTGGAGATCGACGCCCTGGTGACCGGCGAGGCGATCTCCCAGGTGTCCAGCCAGACCCTGCCGAACCTGGCAGTGATCGACTCGGCCACCGAGAAACTGGTGCTGCGCCCGCTGCTGGCCAGCCACAAGCAGGACATCATCGACCAGGCCAACGAGATCGGCACCGCCGAGTTCGCCAAGCACATGCCTGAGTACTGCGGCGTGATTTCGGTGAACCCGACCACGTGCGCCAAGCGTCATCGCCTTGAACATGAAGAAAAGCAGTTCGACATGGCTGTGCTCGAGCGCGCCCTGGAGCGTGCTCGCCTGGTGTCCATCGACAATGTGATCGATGAACTTGGCCAGGATATCCAGATCGAAGAAGTCAGCCAGGCGCTGGCCGGGCAAGTGGTGATCGACATTCGCCACCCCGACGCCCAGGAAGACCAGCCCCTGGAACTGGACGGCATCGAGGTCAAGGCCTTGCCGTTCTACGCCCTGAACAGTCGCTTCAAGGAGCTGGACGCTACGCGCCAGTACCTGCTGTATTGCGACAAGGGTGTGATGAGTCGCCTGCATGCCCATCATTTGCTCAGTGAGGGACATGCCAATGTGCGCGTTTATCGTCCGACATAA